A part of Numida meleagris isolate 19003 breed g44 Domestic line chromosome 27, NumMel1.0, whole genome shotgun sequence genomic DNA contains:
- the LOC110388983 gene encoding AN1-type zinc finger protein 5-like isoform X1 → MAQETNQTQVPLLCTTGCGFYGSPRTNGMCSVCYKEFLQRQQSSDRISPPAASGPSSSPVASDSIAGQRAEEDSTPEDATASAQTPVTHQMTAMSISREEGSSETEGLVKTEEATSASSSSGTLLEPSQSAAEDKTSPEKPKQKKKNRCFTCRKKIGLTGFDCRCGNLFCAIHRYSDMHACPYDYKAEAAEKIRKENPVVIAEKIQKL, encoded by the exons ATGGCTCAGGAGACGAACCAAACCCAGGTGCCTCTGCTGTGTACCACTGGCTGTGGGTTCTACGGCAGCCCCCGCACCAACGGGATGTGCTCCGTCTGCTATAAGGAATTCCTACAGAGGCAACAGAGCAGTGACCGGATAAGCCCTCCAG CAGCCAGtggtcccagcagcagccccgtgGCATCGGACTCGATTGCAGGGCAGCGAGCAGAGGAGGACTCCACGCCTGAGGATGCGACAGCCAG TGCTCAGACTCCCGTGACCCACCAGATGACAGCCATGAGCATATCCAGAGAAGAAGGCAGCAGTGAGACAGAAGGGCTCGTCAAGACAGAAGAGGCCACCTCCGCATCTTCCTCATCAG GTACCCTCCTCGAACCATCGCAGAGCGCAGCCGAGGAcaaaacatctccagagaaacccaaacagaagaagaagaatcGCTGCTTCACGTGCCGGAAGAAGATCGGGCTGACTG GCTTCGACTGCCGCTGCGGGAACCTGTTCTGTGCCATTCACCGATACTCGGACATGCACGCCTGCCCCTACGACTACAAGGCAGAAGCTGCTGAGAAGATCCGGAAGGAGAACCCCGTCGTTATAGCTGAGAAGATCCAGAAGCTGTGA
- the LOC110388983 gene encoding AN1-type zinc finger protein 5-like isoform X2 — protein MAQETNQTQVPLLCTTGCGFYGSPRTNGMCSVCYKEFLQRQQSSDRISPPASGPSSSPVASDSIAGQRAEEDSTPEDATASAQTPVTHQMTAMSISREEGSSETEGLVKTEEATSASSSSGTLLEPSQSAAEDKTSPEKPKQKKKNRCFTCRKKIGLTGFDCRCGNLFCAIHRYSDMHACPYDYKAEAAEKIRKENPVVIAEKIQKL, from the exons ATGGCTCAGGAGACGAACCAAACCCAGGTGCCTCTGCTGTGTACCACTGGCTGTGGGTTCTACGGCAGCCCCCGCACCAACGGGATGTGCTCCGTCTGCTATAAGGAATTCCTACAGAGGCAACAGAGCAGTGACCGGATAAGCCCTCCAG CCAGtggtcccagcagcagccccgtgGCATCGGACTCGATTGCAGGGCAGCGAGCAGAGGAGGACTCCACGCCTGAGGATGCGACAGCCAG TGCTCAGACTCCCGTGACCCACCAGATGACAGCCATGAGCATATCCAGAGAAGAAGGCAGCAGTGAGACAGAAGGGCTCGTCAAGACAGAAGAGGCCACCTCCGCATCTTCCTCATCAG GTACCCTCCTCGAACCATCGCAGAGCGCAGCCGAGGAcaaaacatctccagagaaacccaaacagaagaagaagaatcGCTGCTTCACGTGCCGGAAGAAGATCGGGCTGACTG GCTTCGACTGCCGCTGCGGGAACCTGTTCTGTGCCATTCACCGATACTCGGACATGCACGCCTGCCCCTACGACTACAAGGCAGAAGCTGCTGAGAAGATCCGGAAGGAGAACCCCGTCGTTATAGCTGAGAAGATCCAGAAGCTGTGA
- the ABHD17A gene encoding protein ABHD17A, which produces MNGLSISQLCCLFCCPPCPSRIAAKLAFLPPEPTYAVVPEPEPIGSTSTGSLRGGAAGRWKLHLKDRADFQYSQRELDNIEVFVTKSSRGNRIGCMYVRCVPGARYTVLFSHGNAVDLGQMSSFYIGLGTRINCNIFSYDYSGYGASTGKPSERNLYSDIDAAWQALRTRYGISPENIILYGQSIGTVPTVDLASRYECAAIVLHSPLTSGMRVAFPETKKTYWFDAFPNIEKISKITSPVLIIHGTEDEVIDFSHGLALFERCPKAVEPLWVDGAGHNDIELYSQYLERLRKFISQELASQRN; this is translated from the exons ATGAACGGGCTGTCGatcagccagctctgctgcctcttctgctgccccccctgccccagccGCATCGCCGCCAAGCTGGCGTTCCTCCCCCCGGAGCCCACCTACGCCGTGGTCCCCGAGCCGGAGCCCATCGGCAGCACCAGCACCGGGTCCCTACGAggcggcgctgcggggcggTGGAAGCTGCACTTGAAGGACCGGGCGGATTTCCAGTACTCCCAGCGGGAGCTGGACAACATCGAGGTGTTTGTCACCAAGAGCAGCCGAGGGAACCGCATCGGTTGCATGTACGTCCGCTGCGTGCCAGGAGCCAG GTACACGGTGCTCTTCTCGCACGGCAACGCCGTGGACCTGGGGCAGATGAGCAGCTTCTACATCGGGCTGGGCACGCGCATCAACTGCAACATCTTCTCCTACGATTACTCGGGCTACGGCGCGAGCACGGGCAAACCCTCGGAGAGGAACCTCTACTCCGACATCGACGCGGCGTGGCAGGCGCTGCGGACGCG gTACGGGATCAGCCCGGAGAACATCATTTTGTACGGGCAGAGCATCGGCACCGTGCCCACCGTTGACCTGGCGTCCCGCTACGAGTGCGCTGCCATCGTGCTCCACTCCCCGCTCACCTCTGGCATGAGAGTCGCCTTCCCCGAGACCAAGAAGACCTACTGGTTCGATGCCTTCCCCAA CATTGAGAAGATCTCCAAAATCACCTCTCCCGTCCTCATCATCCACGGCACCGAGGACGAAGTCATCGACTTCTCCCATGGCCTGGCACTCTTCGAACGCTGTCCCAAAGCCGTGGAGCCCCTGTGGGTGGATGGGGCCGGGCACAATGACATTGAACTCTACAGCCAGTACCTCGAGCGCCTTCGGAAATTCATCTCCCAGGAGCTGGCCAGCCAACGCAACTAG